acTTTCAGCCTCTCCAATAGCATTCAACAACTCTGATGCTTCAAtcttgaataaatttttataaagaaaCATTATTTAAAGATAAATTGATAAAATCCAGAAGATTGAGTAACTCTACCTCTATAGCAGCTTCTTCCCATGGCTCTAGTCTGTTACCAGTCGAACCTGGACTGGGAGGATCAGCAGCCTTCAAAGCAGGTCTTCCCAATGCAGTAAAGGATGCAGTATTTGGGAGCCCAGGCTTTGCTTTCTTAGCTGGATTTTGAGATGAACCTGGCAGCTGGCTTGGTGCTTCCCGCTTTTTATCTGAAGGACCTACACAGTCATGAAACATATCATTCTTTAAGGCTAATGTACAGActgaaagaataaataataatagtagcTGAACCGAGTTAAAAGAGATTGTTAAACAGGAATGTGgataagtttaaaattttataatcCATGTTCAAACTTAATTTATAAAAGGATATGATAAGCAAGTTATTGGTCAGGGTCAGGACcagggaaagaaagaatggaaatagaaatatttttgttctcATTTTACCCAAAGAAGGAAGTGGAGCAGGAGTGGGTTTTGATGGACCACCTGAAGAAGATCCTGATTTCTTTGCATCAACTGGTTCTGCTCGACTTTGCTTTGGTCCAAGAGCAATAAAATCACCAGAGAATCCAAGGGGTTTTGACTTGGAGTTTTTAGGCGGCAAATTCTTGCCCCGATCCATTATAACTACCGTCCAGCATTAACACCTCTTCGaaactgattttgtttttggttgagCCGAGTCTGCGAGTGTCTTCTGCAAGAAAGCGTGGTTGCATTTCTGTTTGTAAAGCGAATCGCATACGACattttcctcccccccccctcaacaCGTCGTCTGCAGCAAATTGGCATATAATTAGTGATAGAGGCATCAAGCTTGTTGTGAAAACACATTCGttaagaaaaatggaagacgACGATGAAGTTGATGTTCTAGGGGATTTCTGTCTAAATCTTGAGTATGTACAAGCTTTTGTTTGCATGTTATTTGTACTAACTGACATTTGATCACAGGACGGATTTGAACCAATACGATGCCGGGGAGTTTCCTACACAGAATTCGGAATTATTGGGCGATTATATGCAACATCCTTGGCTTCTTGAAAGTTcacaagtaaatttttattcaaagtgGTTTATATTTGGGTACAGCAAGATCTAACTTTCTCACAGGTTTGGAATATGCCAATGATGGATCATGCCAATGAAGATAAGAACAAAACACTTAATTGGGAGAATATGCTccatgaagagaaaaaacacttttcaaACAGTTTACCCATGGCAAACCCTCCATCAACCACAACATCTGCTGTAGTTGCTTCAAAAGTGAGTCCTATGTGGACTAAAGATGATGTTGCATCTCTTCGTAAAGGAATTGTAAGTGTCGGAGTGGTTACTGATTATGGCAGGACTGTGTAACTTACTTGATACTTTTATTAAAGGGTCTACACAATCAAAATTGGAGCAAGGTTGCTAGAGCAGTTGGAACCAAGACTACTCTTCAAGTGAAAAGTTACATTAAATCACATCCAGAACTTATTACAAGTTCCTCAGTTCACATTTCCAATACCCCATCACCTCCTCAGTTCATCAATGAAGTGGAAGTTACAAACGAAGAACCAACCTTTCACTTTTCTATGGGTGACATTGTTTATGAAGCAGAAGTCCCTGCTGTATCCACAGAAGAAGTAATTGCTAGTGTGGCACctaccaagtgggacttgacTCCGacaaaaaatagcaaaaagacGAACCGTTCAAAACCAAAATCTCctacaaaagaaataaggtatgacaaatatttaaacaataaCTGCCATTGATTCAAtatagatatttttaaaattctttctttaggCGGGTAAAAAATCCACTCTTAGTTAAGAAAGCGCCTGGAAGACCtaggaaaatttcaaaagactTATCCGTCCCCCAATTAACAAATTGTAATATAATAATTGATGATGCCACACTTACAAAGAAACCGGTTCCCATTCTTCAAGGAGAAATTATTCGATTACAAAGAACAAGTGAACTAGTAGATTCTAGCGATTCCGAAGTTGATATTGATTGCAGTGACGATGAAGAGGAACGTACAGCCAACAAACCTCCAaccattttaaaagaaaccctAAAATTACAGTCATCTTCTGATGATTCTTCTGTTCcaattaaaaacgaaattcaagAAGCTGAAATCATAGAAACTCTggcaccaccactaccacagCCGTCTGAGCCATCAACAAAATACGCACAAGAAGATAAAAGTGAATGTGAATCTTCTGAGACTGATTCCAAGAACCCAGATGTTGGATTAATGGACGCTGAACCCCCGCAGCCCGTCTTCACGTTTCCAGCTCCCCTAGAAGAGCGAACCGTTGCATTTACTATTATCACAGATGAGGAAAAGACGATTCATTGGGATTTCTTTGAGGGTCGTCCCAGTAAAACACCGGAAAGGTACATGAAGATTCGTAACAGCATTGTTCAAGAGTGGCGCAGAGTAAAACCACGTTACCTCACGAAAACATCCGTTCGTCCTTCCCTCAAAAACTGCGGAGATGTTAATTGTATCAGCCGAGTGCACGCTTACTTGGAATTGACAGGGGCCATAAACTTTGGATGTGGTatgcttttctatctttgATATTTCTACACAGttcatttaa
The window above is part of the Daphnia pulex isolate KAP4 chromosome 3, ASM2113471v1 genome. Proteins encoded here:
- the LOC124190222 gene encoding histone H2A deubiquitinase MYSM1-like, which gives rise to MEDDDEVDVLGDFCLNLETDLNQYDAGEFPTQNSELLGDYMQHPWLLESSQVWNMPMMDHANEDKNKTLNWENMLHEEKKHFSNSLPMANPPSTTTSAVVASKVSPMWTKDDVASLRKGIGLHNQNWSKVARAVGTKTTLQVKSYIKSHPELITSSSVHISNTPSPPQFINEVEVTNEEPTFHFSMGDIVYEAEVPAVSTEEVIASVAPTKWDLTPTKNSKKTNRSKPKSPTKEIRRVKNPLLVKKAPGRPRKISKDLSVPQLTNCNIIIDDATLTKKPVPILQGEIIRLQRTSELVDSSDSEVDIDCSDDEEERTANKPPTILKETLKLQSSSDDSSVPIKNEIQEAEIIETLAPPLPQPSEPSTKYAQEDKSECESSETDSKNPDVGLMDAEPPQPVFTFPAPLEERTVAFTIITDEEKTIHWDFFEGRPSKTPERYMKIRNSIVQEWRRVKPRYLTKTSVRPSLKNCGDVNCISRVHAYLELTGAINFGCDQVQYNRPLPPVPCHRERMANSSTHFVNNLPLISGLPARVRKKRPHHENGDENGGYTISHDGSQGSSFISNSGSTSPQKQKPKKRTKPQLEEKSPFQLVPCLNFGGEKEAPFSVQLSVEALVVIDLHSHTCTTEIIGLLGGHIYPGSDKSPATLSIEAAQPCRSQATNHQCEMCPISQTEGSEELRSRGLEIVGWYHSHPTFPALPSLRDLNTQNEFQQWFSRQDAPFVGLIVNPFSSSGIKTSMSLKSTIRCITVHDDLPYKHELPVFDCGANELNKVRITLDVLETNLDLCPTLVPLNSKYPYLPTRSEDGILNYAKKALSSIRAHLENVVTGSLMNDIEELAEGFLNRLIARHASRVIVSPVFTSTLPCSDSN